In Myxococcus virescens, a single window of DNA contains:
- a CDS encoding GGDEF domain-containing response regulator encodes MARILLVDDEKIARTLYGDYLTAVGHAVTAVGTLQEAKEALAGDRFDAVVTDLILPGGDGMEVLRHVREHHPGVEVVVITGLEKVDPAVRAIKSGAAEYLVKPVAPEALQHAVRRALTTRDLMQENASLRRHVAMLEAGQRIATTLDREKLAAATASALQSMASASAVVLLERDSAFALRRHGTSGLSTALEEPLIAELIERLSNERGPRELDGLDAPFPRAVSFPALEGDAVLGHAVLFFGGTGAEWAGETASFLVRNWALALRNLGRFAAVEDLAYVDDLTRLFNTRYLHLVVDREVQDALQSQRTFSLLFLDLDHFKSINDTHGHLVGSKVLVEAARVVKGCVRDHDVVARYGGDEYVVVLRNTDSGGALKVAERIRRTMETHNFLAREGLSLKLTTCIGVASFPEHAQDKATLLDLSDRAMYRGKRGSRNVVYMAAKDLEAPPAERRQAHSAS; translated from the coding sequence GGCAAAGGAAGCGCTCGCAGGCGACCGCTTCGACGCGGTGGTGACGGACCTCATCCTCCCCGGTGGCGACGGCATGGAGGTCCTGCGGCACGTGCGGGAACACCACCCGGGCGTGGAGGTGGTGGTCATCACCGGCCTGGAGAAGGTGGACCCCGCCGTGCGCGCCATCAAGAGCGGCGCCGCGGAGTACCTCGTCAAGCCGGTGGCCCCGGAGGCCCTGCAGCACGCCGTGCGCCGCGCGCTCACCACGCGCGACCTGATGCAGGAGAACGCGTCGCTGCGCCGCCACGTGGCCATGCTGGAGGCGGGGCAACGCATCGCCACCACCCTGGACCGCGAGAAGCTGGCCGCGGCCACCGCCAGCGCGCTGCAGAGCATGGCCTCCGCCAGTGCCGTGGTCCTGCTGGAGCGCGACTCCGCCTTCGCGCTGCGGCGCCACGGCACCAGCGGCCTGTCCACCGCGCTGGAAGAGCCGCTCATCGCCGAGCTCATCGAACGCCTGAGCAACGAACGCGGGCCGCGCGAGCTGGACGGCCTGGACGCGCCCTTCCCTCGCGCCGTCTCCTTCCCCGCGCTGGAGGGCGATGCCGTGCTGGGACACGCGGTGCTCTTCTTCGGCGGCACGGGCGCGGAGTGGGCGGGCGAGACGGCCAGCTTCCTGGTGCGCAACTGGGCGCTCGCGCTGCGCAACCTCGGCCGCTTCGCCGCGGTGGAGGACCTGGCGTACGTCGACGACCTCACGCGCCTGTTCAACACCCGCTACCTGCACCTGGTGGTGGACCGCGAGGTCCAGGACGCACTCCAGTCGCAGCGCACCTTCAGCCTGCTGTTCCTGGACCTGGACCACTTCAAATCCATCAACGACACCCATGGCCACCTCGTGGGCTCCAAGGTGCTGGTGGAGGCGGCGCGCGTGGTGAAGGGCTGCGTGAGAGACCACGACGTCGTCGCGCGCTACGGCGGAGACGAATACGTGGTGGTGCTGCGCAATACCGACTCCGGCGGCGCGCTCAAGGTGGCCGAGCGCATCCGGCGCACCATGGAGACGCACAACTTCCTGGCGCGCGAAGGCCTGTCGCTCAAGCTCACCACGTGCATCGGCGTGGCCAGCTTCCCCGAGCACGCCCAGGACAAGGCCACGCTGTTGGACCTGTCGGACCGGGCCATGTACCGCGGCAAGCGGGGCTCGCGGAACGTCGTCTACATGGCGGCGAAGGACCTGGAGGCCCCACCGGCCGAGCGCCGGCAGGCCCACTCCGCATCCTGA
- the encC gene encoding encapsulin nanocompartment cargo protein EncC, protein MPQTNPFHSLVPRKMTDSELARSIRLNIEAELDAINLYAAHIDATDNEDAKAILRHVMDEEREHAALFWELIARLDPEQAAHAKEAVEKYRLITSGASHEAVEAVGKEGEAPSPADVTPEKRLTVGSLRR, encoded by the coding sequence ATGCCGCAGACCAACCCGTTCCACTCGCTGGTCCCCCGCAAGATGACGGACTCCGAGTTGGCCCGCTCCATCCGTCTCAACATCGAGGCGGAGCTGGATGCCATCAACCTCTACGCGGCCCATATCGACGCGACGGACAACGAGGACGCCAAGGCCATCCTCCGGCACGTCATGGACGAGGAGCGCGAGCACGCCGCCCTCTTCTGGGAGCTCATCGCCCGGTTGGATCCAGAGCAGGCCGCGCACGCGAAGGAGGCCGTGGAGAAGTACCGGCTCATCACCTCCGGCGCGTCGCACGAGGCCGTGGAGGCCGTGGGCAAGGAGGGCGAGGCGCCGTCTCCAGCGGACGTCACCCCGGAGAAGCGCCTCACCGTGGGCAGCCTGCGCCGGTAG
- the sinK gene encoding hybrid histidine protein kinase/response regulator SinK has translation METPVPLAQLLQALEAGDLTAARTAAAALQRAGAQTSQLAAEVLHELRQPLLGVKAYAQLLAEDGAAPGPLRLLLAQVERMEQIVSDFIRLSSERPASQQRLSLAAPIWAAAKHFSINPDSSRISLEVEAPEDITIQGNARLIEQLTLNLLNNARDAMAGRGRVKVVLTMEGPSPALYVADWGPGIPEELRARIFEPYITANKRGTGLGLSVCQRIAREHHARLELAPQGVIRDVPPPATVFRVLFPATDAPPTQKHRVLVVDDEIIIRMVFRDLMGKECEIIEAASGEEALDLLQQAPVDLIVTDKNLPGMSGLELAQQARRLHTDSRVILMTGYPSLVTTQQALELGVVDYLLKPFDDIREVRALLRSTLARKPAPAPLETDPAMRRVDVLEDNPAAAAQITHALSLVGLEARILTTTELAALEPPAGVVVSWDFTPAYGRKALELGKALAQGAPFVVLAEHLTMETALESLRAGAAACLPKLMSDASALSRELNRAFKREAP, from the coding sequence ATGGAAACACCCGTGCCGCTCGCCCAACTGCTCCAGGCCCTGGAGGCAGGGGACCTGACGGCCGCGCGAACAGCGGCGGCGGCACTGCAACGTGCGGGAGCGCAAACGTCACAGCTGGCGGCGGAGGTGCTGCACGAGCTGCGACAACCGCTGCTCGGCGTGAAGGCCTACGCCCAACTGCTCGCAGAGGACGGCGCCGCCCCCGGGCCCCTGCGCCTGCTGCTGGCCCAGGTGGAGCGGATGGAGCAGATCGTCTCCGACTTCATCCGCCTGTCGAGCGAACGACCGGCGTCTCAACAGCGCCTCTCCCTGGCGGCCCCCATCTGGGCGGCGGCGAAGCACTTCAGCATCAACCCGGACTCCTCGCGCATCTCCCTGGAGGTAGAGGCCCCGGAGGACATCACCATCCAGGGCAACGCGCGCCTCATCGAACAGCTCACCCTGAACCTGCTCAACAACGCGCGCGACGCCATGGCGGGGCGCGGCCGGGTGAAGGTGGTGCTCACGATGGAGGGCCCCTCCCCTGCCCTCTACGTGGCGGACTGGGGGCCGGGCATCCCCGAGGAGCTGCGAGCGCGCATCTTCGAGCCCTACATCACCGCCAACAAGCGAGGCACCGGACTGGGCTTGTCGGTGTGCCAGCGCATCGCCCGCGAGCACCACGCGCGCCTCGAGCTGGCCCCGCAGGGCGTCATCCGCGACGTCCCGCCCCCGGCCACCGTGTTCCGCGTGCTCTTCCCCGCGACGGACGCGCCGCCCACGCAGAAGCACCGGGTCCTGGTGGTGGATGACGAAATCATCATCCGCATGGTCTTCCGCGACCTGATGGGCAAGGAGTGCGAGATCATCGAAGCGGCGAGCGGCGAGGAGGCCCTGGACCTGCTGCAACAGGCGCCGGTGGACCTCATCGTCACCGACAAGAACCTGCCCGGCATGTCCGGCCTGGAGCTGGCGCAGCAGGCGCGGCGGCTGCACACGGACTCGCGCGTCATCCTGATGACGGGCTACCCGTCGCTGGTGACGACGCAGCAGGCGCTGGAGCTGGGCGTGGTGGACTACCTGCTCAAGCCCTTCGACGACATCCGCGAGGTGCGCGCCCTGCTGCGCTCCACGCTGGCCCGGAAGCCCGCCCCCGCGCCGCTGGAGACGGACCCCGCGATGCGCCGGGTGGACGTGCTGGAGGACAACCCGGCGGCGGCGGCGCAAATCACCCACGCCCTGTCCCTGGTGGGACTGGAAGCGCGCATCCTGACGACGACGGAGCTGGCCGCGCTGGAGCCGCCCGCGGGCGTGGTGGTGAGCTGGGACTTCACGCCCGCCTACGGGCGCAAGGCGCTGGAGCTGGGCAAGGCGCTGGCCCAGGGCGCACCCTTCGTGGTGCTGGCCGAGCACCTCACCATGGAGACGGCGCTGGAGTCCCTGCGTGCGGGCGCCGCCGCGTGCCTTCCCAAGCTGATGTCCGACGCGTCGGCGCTCAGCCGAGAGTTGAACCGCGCATTCAAACGAGAGGCCCCATGA
- the sinM gene encoding signal integration modulator SinM, whose product MRLALLSVLLLGVACSSDKPPMQGGPDAGRGDAGTGADDAGTGTDDAGSGDAGCEPLASGPGTPLLTGLNTPRRLAADATDLYIAESHSLNPQQPQPGPGRLLRLPRAGGDAVSVATGFRAPDAIAVVADSVYVLDLDGLWRVDKATGTKDARSLDATVNNVTIGGTDVLPTRMGDRDVVVIATSHRRLVRVDASGGNRQELYAGTGYTQVRGARVVGQDVWFLVAAGESPGLYSVPLDGSAPATLRDGTITAGTSLEVTPTHFLVTEGGGGNGRVLRLPREGGAAEVVATGLQGPAFPVELNGTLYFKDVSTGGTGFLRRVSTCAPGALEPVGPEGVGPGGLLVDGDTLLYTSQESGTGGVVGRVP is encoded by the coding sequence ATGAGACTCGCGCTCCTGTCCGTCCTGCTGCTGGGTGTTGCTTGCTCCTCCGACAAGCCTCCGATGCAGGGCGGGCCGGACGCGGGCCGTGGCGACGCGGGCACCGGAGCAGACGACGCAGGCACCGGGACAGACGATGCGGGCAGCGGCGACGCGGGTTGCGAGCCGCTGGCCTCGGGTCCGGGCACCCCACTGCTCACCGGGTTGAACACGCCCCGCAGGCTCGCGGCGGACGCAACGGACCTCTACATCGCCGAGTCCCACTCCCTGAATCCGCAGCAGCCCCAGCCGGGCCCCGGGCGGCTCCTCCGGCTGCCACGCGCGGGCGGTGACGCGGTGTCCGTGGCCACGGGCTTCCGGGCGCCGGATGCCATCGCCGTGGTGGCGGACTCCGTCTACGTGCTCGACCTGGACGGGCTGTGGCGGGTGGACAAGGCGACGGGCACGAAGGACGCACGGTCGCTCGATGCCACGGTGAACAACGTCACCATTGGCGGCACGGACGTCCTGCCCACGCGGATGGGCGACCGGGACGTGGTGGTCATCGCGACGTCGCACCGCCGGCTGGTGCGCGTGGACGCCTCGGGCGGCAACCGCCAGGAGCTCTACGCTGGCACGGGCTACACGCAGGTGCGGGGAGCCCGCGTGGTGGGCCAGGACGTGTGGTTCCTGGTCGCCGCGGGAGAGAGCCCCGGCCTCTACAGCGTGCCGCTGGACGGCAGTGCCCCGGCCACGCTGCGCGACGGCACCATCACCGCCGGCACCTCGTTGGAAGTCACGCCCACACACTTCCTGGTCACCGAAGGCGGCGGCGGAAACGGCCGCGTGCTGCGCCTGCCACGCGAGGGCGGCGCGGCGGAGGTCGTGGCCACGGGCCTCCAGGGGCCCGCCTTCCCGGTGGAGCTGAATGGCACGCTCTACTTCAAGGACGTCAGCACCGGCGGCACGGGCTTCCTCCGCCGCGTGAGCACCTGCGCGCCCGGCGCCCTGGAGCCCGTGGGCCCAGAGGGCGTGGGGCCCGGGGGCCTGCTGGTGGACGGCGACACCCTGCTCTACACGTCGCAGGAGAGCGGCACCGGCGGCGTCGTGGGCCGCGTGCCCTGA
- the groL gene encoding chaperonin GroEL (60 kDa chaperone family; promotes refolding of misfolded polypeptides especially under stressful conditions; forms two stacked rings of heptamers to form a barrel-shaped 14mer; ends can be capped by GroES; misfolded proteins enter the barrel where they are refolded when GroES binds) encodes MAAKEIFFHQSAREAILRGVRTLSDAVAVTLGPKGRNVVIEKSFGSPTITKDGVTVAKEIDLENKFENMGAQMVKEVASKTSDKAGDGTTTATVLARAIYEEGLKLVAAGHSPMDLKRGIDKAVEVVVGELKSLSKPTADKKAITQVGTISANGDETIGAIIADAMEKVGKEGVITVEEAKGLETTLDVVEGMQFDRGYVSPYFVTNRERMEAVLDDPYILISEKKVSSMQDMIPLLEQVARSGKPLLIIADDIEGEALATLVVNKIRGVLNVCAVKAPGFGDRRKEMLQDIAVLTGGTVVSEDLGHKFETLALTDLGRSKRATVDKDNTTIVDGVGTKAAIEGRIKLIRTQIDSVTSDYDREKLQERLAKLVGGVAVINVGAATETEMKEKKARVEDALHATRAAVEEGIVPGGGVAYLRALPALEKLKPGGEQDFGVAIIRRALQEPLRKIASNAGVEGAVVINKVREGTGAFGYNARTEVYEDLEKAGVIDPTKVERTALQNAASVASLLLTTEAMVAERPKGKAKGGGAGAGMPDYGGDDMDY; translated from the coding sequence GGCCATCCTGCGCGGCGTCCGCACCCTGTCGGACGCGGTCGCGGTGACCCTCGGCCCCAAGGGCCGCAACGTGGTCATCGAGAAGAGCTTCGGCTCCCCCACGATCACCAAGGACGGCGTCACCGTCGCCAAGGAGATCGACCTCGAGAACAAGTTCGAGAACATGGGCGCGCAGATGGTGAAGGAGGTCGCGTCCAAGACCTCCGACAAGGCCGGCGACGGCACCACCACCGCCACGGTGCTGGCGCGCGCCATCTATGAGGAGGGCCTCAAGCTGGTGGCCGCCGGCCACAGCCCGATGGACCTCAAGCGCGGCATCGACAAGGCCGTCGAGGTCGTCGTGGGCGAGCTGAAGAGCCTGTCCAAGCCCACCGCCGACAAGAAGGCCATCACCCAGGTGGGGACCATCTCTGCCAACGGCGATGAGACCATCGGCGCCATCATCGCGGACGCGATGGAGAAGGTCGGCAAGGAGGGCGTCATCACCGTCGAGGAGGCGAAGGGCCTCGAGACGACGCTCGACGTGGTCGAGGGCATGCAGTTCGACCGCGGCTACGTGTCCCCGTACTTCGTGACCAACCGCGAGCGGATGGAGGCCGTCCTGGACGACCCCTACATCCTCATCAGCGAGAAGAAGGTCTCGTCGATGCAGGACATGATTCCGCTGCTCGAGCAGGTGGCCCGCTCCGGCAAGCCGCTGCTCATCATCGCCGACGACATCGAGGGCGAGGCCCTGGCCACCCTGGTGGTCAACAAGATCCGCGGCGTGCTGAACGTGTGCGCGGTGAAGGCCCCCGGCTTTGGTGACCGCCGCAAGGAGATGCTGCAGGACATCGCCGTCCTCACCGGCGGCACGGTGGTCAGCGAGGACCTGGGCCACAAGTTCGAGACGCTGGCGCTGACCGACCTGGGCCGCTCCAAGCGCGCCACGGTGGACAAGGACAACACCACCATCGTGGACGGCGTGGGCACGAAGGCGGCCATCGAGGGCCGCATCAAGCTCATCCGCACGCAGATTGACTCCGTCACCAGCGACTACGACCGCGAGAAGCTCCAGGAGCGTCTGGCGAAGCTGGTGGGCGGCGTGGCCGTCATCAACGTCGGTGCGGCCACCGAGACGGAGATGAAGGAGAAGAAGGCCCGCGTCGAGGACGCGCTGCACGCGACTCGCGCGGCCGTCGAAGAGGGCATCGTCCCTGGCGGCGGCGTGGCCTACCTCCGCGCGCTGCCCGCGCTGGAGAAGCTGAAGCCGGGCGGTGAGCAGGACTTCGGCGTGGCCATCATCCGCCGTGCGCTCCAGGAGCCGCTGCGGAAGATTGCCAGCAACGCCGGCGTCGAGGGCGCCGTGGTCATCAACAAGGTCCGCGAGGGCACCGGCGCGTTCGGCTACAACGCCCGCACGGAGGTCTACGAGGACCTGGAGAAGGCCGGCGTCATCGACCCGACGAAGGTGGAGCGCACCGCGCTGCAGAACGCCGCCTCCGTCGCCTCGCTGCTGCTGACCACCGAGGCCATGGTCGCCGAGCGCCCGAAGGGCAAGGCCAAGGGCGGCGGCGCTGGCGCCGGCATGCCGGACTACGGCGGCGACGACATGGACTACTGA